Proteins co-encoded in one Vibrio fortis genomic window:
- a CDS encoding response regulator, protein MPTNTRILVVDDDQEIRELLEEYLSKSGFDVSSVGDGVELDVHLQNQGYPDLILLDVMLPGDDGFTLCQRVRKNSNVPIIMLTAVSDETDQIIGLEIGADDYIAKPFSPRQLMARIKALLRRVQVVEDKPSDALPKQIIFGDWTLDTLAHRISNNESAEEMDLSGSDFSLLMLFLTRPNEVLDRDTISFATRGREALPFERGIDVQLSRLRSRLGDSAKYPHYIKTMRGNGYILAVPVHYEH, encoded by the coding sequence ATGCCAACAAATACTCGAATTCTCGTGGTGGATGATGATCAAGAAATCCGCGAGTTACTGGAAGAGTACCTTTCAAAATCAGGCTTCGATGTCTCCTCGGTTGGAGATGGCGTCGAACTAGATGTTCACCTTCAAAATCAAGGATACCCAGATCTGATCTTGCTTGATGTGATGCTCCCCGGTGACGATGGATTTACCTTGTGTCAGCGCGTCCGTAAAAACTCCAATGTGCCTATCATTATGCTGACTGCAGTATCGGATGAAACCGATCAGATCATTGGCTTAGAAATTGGTGCAGATGACTACATCGCCAAGCCGTTTAGTCCTCGTCAATTAATGGCGCGCATCAAAGCTCTGTTACGCCGAGTTCAAGTGGTGGAGGATAAGCCGAGTGATGCACTGCCGAAACAGATCATCTTTGGTGATTGGACGCTTGATACACTCGCTCATAGAATTTCAAATAATGAGAGTGCAGAAGAGATGGATTTATCGGGCAGTGATTTCTCGCTGTTAATGCTGTTTCTAACTCGTCCTAATGAAGTGCTAGACCGAGATACCATCTCTTTTGCGACTAGAGGACGTGAAGCACTGCCTTTTGAGCGTGGCATTGATGTTCAATTGAGTCGTTTGAGAAGTCGACTAGGTGATAGCGCTAAATACCCACACTACATCAAAACCATGCGTGGTAACGGCTACATATTGGCTGTACCTGTGCATTATGAGCACTGA
- a CDS encoding ATP-binding protein: MKWLRSLKPNSLVARTLLLTLLAVVIAQGIATSIWYSESKQKELEGIRSASSSMANMFASTVTFFQSLPVKYRHIVLDQIRNMGGTRFFVSFNKEALIVEPIPDTRLKTASIEAIESVLSSKLNKVESVRVDFSRPEHLRLLKNDIYLSDLPRSWAHHTLTLEPLNPPILVVQIELASHEWVYIAALLPAPYVKLDDTILGREQVIFLLSSTLILLVLTYLMIRRQVRPLKKLARAANEMSMDIQQPPLNEEGATELVTATRAFNRMQQRIRRYVADREHLFSAISHDLKTPITRLRLRAELLESEVKKDRFNKDLDELEMMVKGALQAVRDTDLHENNAIIDLNDMVASVIESHNQHQTLVEFEPIVVEPLVAKPLAIKRVLTNLIDNAVKYGTSAQVDISSDSVWVIVTIQDHGKGIPEDKLELVFEPYFRLANDDQGHGLGLGICRNILHGHGGDLIIRNSPQGGLEAKVYIPRGLEV, encoded by the coding sequence ATGAAGTGGTTGAGAAGTTTAAAGCCAAATTCCTTGGTTGCTCGAACCTTGCTTTTGACCTTGCTAGCTGTCGTCATCGCGCAAGGCATCGCAACCTCTATTTGGTATAGCGAATCCAAACAAAAAGAGTTAGAGGGTATTCGTTCCGCCTCGTCGAGCATGGCTAACATGTTCGCCTCAACAGTGACTTTCTTCCAGTCTTTGCCCGTCAAGTATCGACATATCGTGTTAGACCAAATCCGTAATATGGGCGGGACGCGCTTTTTTGTTTCTTTCAATAAAGAGGCACTGATTGTCGAGCCTATTCCCGATACTCGCTTAAAGACCGCATCGATTGAAGCGATAGAGAGTGTCTTGAGTAGCAAGCTCAATAAGGTGGAGTCGGTGCGCGTCGATTTCTCTCGCCCAGAACATCTTCGCTTACTTAAAAATGACATCTACTTGAGCGATCTCCCGCGATCGTGGGCGCACCATACCTTAACCTTAGAGCCTCTCAATCCGCCGATTCTGGTTGTTCAGATTGAGCTAGCCAGCCATGAATGGGTATACATTGCGGCACTGTTGCCTGCACCCTATGTAAAACTGGATGACACTATTCTCGGTCGCGAGCAGGTGATCTTCTTACTCTCTTCAACGTTGATTTTGCTGGTGTTGACCTACTTAATGATTCGCCGTCAAGTGCGCCCGCTTAAAAAACTCGCAAGGGCCGCTAACGAGATGAGTATGGATATTCAACAGCCGCCACTGAACGAAGAGGGGGCAACTGAACTGGTTACCGCAACTCGGGCGTTTAATCGTATGCAGCAGCGCATTCGTCGCTATGTGGCCGATAGAGAGCACCTTTTCTCTGCTATCTCTCATGATTTAAAAACACCGATAACTCGACTGAGACTGAGAGCTGAGCTGTTGGAGAGTGAAGTCAAGAAAGACAGATTCAACAAGGATTTGGATGAACTGGAGATGATGGTGAAGGGCGCACTGCAAGCGGTAAGAGATACAGACCTTCACGAAAACAACGCCATTATCGACCTTAATGACATGGTTGCTTCGGTTATTGAATCGCATAACCAGCATCAAACCTTAGTAGAGTTTGAACCCATTGTGGTTGAGCCGTTAGTCGCGAAGCCATTAGCGATTAAACGTGTGCTGACCAATCTTATCGATAATGCGGTGAAATACGGCACATCCGCTCAGGTCGATATCAGTAGCGATTCTGTGTGGGTTATTGTGACGATTCAGGACCACGGTAAAGGCATCCCAGAAGACAAACTTGAATTGGTGTTTGAACCCTACTTTAGGCTCGCCAACGATGACCAAGGACACGGTTTAGGGCTTGGGATCTGTCGAAATATCCTGCACGGACACGGCGGAGATCTCATTATTCGCAACTCTCCTCAAGGTGGCTTAGAGGCCAAAGTCTATATCCCACGCGGCCTAGAAGTGTAA
- a CDS encoding ABC transporter substrate-binding protein, with the protein MKINKTLLTLSLLAASTFSQAGEVEVLHWWTAGGEAKSAAVLKEMIEEQGHTWKDFAVAGGGGESAMTVLKTRAVSGNPPSAAQIKGHDIQEWGGLGFLTSLDATAKQEKWDDLLPAVVTKVMKWDGEYVAVPVNVHRVNWLWANPEVLEKSGVTVPTTLDEFFVAADKIKAAGFIPLAHGGQPWQDATVFEAVALDVLGSEDYNKAFVDLDMDVLSGDKMVEVFTKFKKMRDYIDSNSPGRDWNVATSMVINGEAAMQIMGDWAKGEFTAAGKVPGKDYICAPAPGTDGQFTFNIDSFAFFELGDKENQKAQQDLAKTILTKDFQEVFNLNKGSIPVRLDMDMSKFDQCALDSMATFKASAESGDLVPSMAHGLSTTSYAQGAIYDVVTNFFNEKDADPKEAAAKLAKAVKAAI; encoded by the coding sequence ATGAAAATCAATAAAACCCTACTTACTCTATCTCTTCTTGCTGCCTCAACATTTTCTCAAGCTGGTGAAGTGGAAGTGCTTCACTGGTGGACTGCTGGTGGTGAAGCTAAATCCGCTGCAGTACTTAAAGAGATGATTGAAGAACAAGGTCATACTTGGAAAGATTTCGCTGTTGCTGGTGGCGGCGGTGAAAGTGCGATGACTGTTTTAAAAACTCGAGCAGTATCTGGTAATCCGCCATCTGCCGCGCAGATCAAAGGTCATGACATTCAGGAGTGGGGTGGTTTAGGTTTTCTAACGTCTCTCGATGCAACCGCGAAACAAGAAAAGTGGGATGATTTACTACCCGCTGTTGTTACCAAAGTGATGAAGTGGGACGGCGAATACGTAGCGGTTCCTGTGAACGTTCACCGCGTTAACTGGCTTTGGGCAAACCCAGAAGTACTCGAAAAATCGGGTGTGACGGTTCCAACCACATTAGATGAGTTCTTTGTCGCTGCAGACAAGATCAAAGCAGCAGGCTTCATCCCTCTGGCGCATGGCGGTCAACCTTGGCAAGACGCGACAGTCTTCGAGGCGGTGGCACTGGATGTACTTGGTAGTGAAGATTACAACAAGGCATTCGTTGATTTAGATATGGACGTTCTATCTGGCGACAAAATGGTTGAAGTGTTCACCAAGTTCAAAAAGATGCGTGACTACATCGACAGCAACTCTCCGGGCCGTGATTGGAACGTAGCAACCTCAATGGTTATCAATGGTGAAGCGGCAATGCAAATCATGGGTGACTGGGCGAAGGGTGAGTTTACCGCAGCGGGCAAAGTGCCGGGCAAAGACTACATCTGTGCACCAGCTCCGGGTACCGACGGCCAATTTACTTTCAATATCGATAGCTTTGCCTTCTTTGAGCTAGGTGACAAAGAGAATCAAAAAGCGCAACAAGATCTTGCGAAAACCATTCTTACTAAAGACTTCCAAGAGGTTTTCAACCTAAACAAAGGCTCGATTCCAGTTCGTCTCGACATGGATATGTCTAAGTTCGACCAATGTGCGTTGGACTCAATGGCAACCTTCAAAGCGAGTGCGGAATCTGGTGACCTTGTACCGAGTATGGCTCACGGCCTATCTACAACCAGCTACGCTCAAGGTGCCATCTATGACGTTGTGACTAACTTCTTCAACGAAAAAGATGCTGATCCTAAAGAGGCAGCAGCTAAGTTAGCGAAAGCGGTAAAAGCGGCTATCTAA
- a CDS encoding carbohydrate ABC transporter permease, which yields MEHVLTESTPKPTRSQPAPKPSFADRLQHWLPKIVLAPTALVTVVCIYGYIFWTAALSFTNSRFLPSFNFVGFAQYEKLMENDRWITSITNLGVFGILFMVIAIVLGVGLAILLDQNIRQEGAIRTIYLYPMALSFIVTGTAWKWILNPGLGIEKLMQDWGFTDFKFDWLVDSEMAVYTLVIAALWQSSGFVMAMFLAGLRGIDSSIIKAAQIDGASLPTIYLKIILPCLRPVVFSAVIITSHIAIKSFDLVTAMTAGGPGYSSDLPALFMYAHSFTRGQIGLGAASAMMMLAGILAILVPYLYSELREKKS from the coding sequence ATGGAGCATGTTTTGACTGAGTCGACTCCAAAACCGACAAGGAGCCAGCCTGCACCAAAGCCCAGTTTTGCTGATAGGTTACAACATTGGTTACCTAAGATTGTGCTGGCACCGACCGCGTTGGTGACCGTGGTATGTATCTACGGCTATATATTCTGGACGGCAGCGCTGTCGTTTACTAATTCTCGATTTCTACCGAGCTTCAATTTTGTTGGCTTTGCTCAATATGAAAAGCTGATGGAAAACGATCGCTGGATCACCTCAATCACCAACCTCGGTGTGTTCGGGATCCTATTCATGGTGATTGCTATCGTCTTGGGTGTAGGTTTAGCAATTTTGCTTGACCAGAACATCCGACAAGAAGGCGCGATTCGTACCATCTACCTCTACCCAATGGCATTGTCATTCATCGTGACGGGTACCGCTTGGAAGTGGATTCTTAATCCGGGTCTAGGTATTGAAAAGTTGATGCAAGATTGGGGCTTTACCGATTTTAAATTTGACTGGTTGGTCGACTCTGAAATGGCGGTCTACACCTTAGTGATTGCCGCGCTTTGGCAGTCGTCAGGCTTTGTGATGGCGATGTTCTTAGCTGGCCTGCGTGGTATCGACTCTTCGATCATAAAGGCGGCGCAAATTGACGGTGCAAGCTTACCCACTATCTATCTCAAAATCATTTTACCTTGCTTGCGACCTGTGGTTTTCAGCGCGGTGATCATCACTTCTCACATTGCGATTAAGAGCTTCGACCTTGTGACAGCAATGACCGCAGGTGGCCCGGGTTATTCATCGGATCTTCCGGCGTTATTCATGTATGCACACTCATTTACACGCGGACAAATCGGACTAGGCGCTGCCAGTGCCATGATGATGTTAGCCGGTATTCTAGCGATTCTGGTGCCTTATCTTTACTCTGAGCTTAGGGAGAAAAAGTCATGA
- a CDS encoding carbohydrate ABC transporter permease encodes MMNNINFARMFIYSALLFFCLVYLMPLFVMVLTSFKTLPDIKAGNLMSLPKEWVFDAWYKAWDSACTGVKCEGVKGYFWNSFQMVIPAVAISTLLGAFNGYVVTKWQFRGSNLFFSLLLFGCFIPFQVVLLPMASVLGKMGLANTTVGLVLVHVIYGMAFTTLFFRNFYISIPDELIKAAKLDGAGFFTIFFKILLPISTPIIMVTVIWQFTAIWNDFLFGVVYSGSETQPITVALNNLVNTSTGVKEYNVDMAAAIIAALPTLLVYVFAGKYFVRGLTAGSVKG; translated from the coding sequence ATGATGAACAACATCAACTTTGCTCGAATGTTTATCTATTCGGCGCTGCTTTTCTTCTGCTTGGTTTACTTAATGCCGCTGTTCGTGATGGTACTGACCTCATTCAAAACCTTGCCTGATATTAAGGCGGGTAACTTGATGAGTTTACCCAAAGAGTGGGTGTTCGATGCTTGGTATAAAGCGTGGGACAGCGCTTGTACTGGCGTGAAGTGTGAAGGGGTTAAAGGCTATTTCTGGAACTCGTTCCAAATGGTGATTCCTGCGGTGGCTATCTCAACACTACTGGGCGCATTCAATGGCTATGTGGTCACTAAGTGGCAGTTCCGTGGCTCAAACTTGTTCTTTAGCTTGCTGTTGTTCGGTTGCTTCATTCCATTCCAAGTGGTGCTGTTACCTATGGCGAGCGTGCTGGGAAAAATGGGTCTAGCAAACACCACAGTTGGTCTGGTACTTGTGCACGTTATCTATGGCATGGCGTTTACCACACTGTTCTTTCGCAACTTCTACATCTCGATTCCAGACGAATTGATTAAAGCGGCGAAACTGGATGGTGCAGGCTTCTTTACCATCTTCTTTAAGATCTTATTGCCTATCTCGACTCCTATCATCATGGTGACGGTGATCTGGCAGTTTACCGCTATCTGGAACGATTTCTTGTTCGGGGTGGTTTATTCAGGCTCAGAGACTCAGCCAATCACCGTAGCATTAAACAACTTAGTCAACACCAGCACGGGCGTTAAAGAGTACAACGTTGATATGGCTGCTGCGATCATCGCCGCACTGCCAACGCTGTTGGTGTATGTCTTCGCAGGAAAATATTTTGTTCGTGGCCTAACGGCGGGATCAGTAAAAGGATAA
- a CDS encoding ABC transporter ATP-binding protein gives MATLDLKQIRKTYRNADNETLKGIDISIDSGEFLILVGPSGCGKSTLMNTIAGLENISSGEIVIDGVDVAQVEPKDRDIAMVFQSYALYPNMTVRGNIAFGLKIRKMPQDEIDAEVNRVAEMLQIEQLLDRKPSQLSGGQRQRVAMGRALARRPKLYLFDEPLSNLDAKLRVEMRHQIKRLHQKLNTTIVYVTHDQIEAMTLADRIAVMKDGELQQLGTPQEIYTKPSNMFVAGFMGSPSMNFIKTMVDLDEEQNPIIKVIGTADQEHHIRLPQSMREQDGKEVVIGLRPEHITEQQGDDLSATTKLDLQLEVLEPTGPDTIAMVKVNDQEVACRLSPEFEVSVGQMAPLHFDLSKAVFFDAQTERRIDF, from the coding sequence ATGGCAACATTAGATTTAAAACAGATCCGCAAAACCTATCGCAACGCGGACAACGAAACGTTAAAGGGCATCGACATTAGTATCGATTCGGGGGAATTCTTGATACTTGTCGGCCCTTCGGGGTGTGGAAAATCCACCCTAATGAATACCATTGCTGGGCTAGAAAACATTAGCTCGGGTGAAATCGTGATTGATGGTGTCGATGTCGCTCAGGTTGAACCTAAAGACCGCGACATCGCGATGGTGTTCCAATCCTATGCGTTATATCCAAACATGACGGTACGCGGCAACATCGCCTTCGGCTTGAAGATCCGTAAGATGCCGCAGGATGAGATCGATGCTGAAGTGAATCGCGTCGCTGAAATGCTGCAAATTGAGCAACTGCTTGATCGTAAACCATCACAGCTATCTGGTGGTCAGCGTCAACGTGTGGCAATGGGTCGTGCACTGGCGCGTCGCCCTAAGCTGTATCTGTTTGATGAGCCACTTTCTAACTTAGATGCCAAGCTACGTGTGGAAATGCGCCATCAGATTAAGCGCTTACATCAAAAACTCAACACCACCATTGTCTATGTAACCCATGACCAAATTGAAGCCATGACGCTTGCTGACCGTATTGCAGTAATGAAAGATGGCGAATTGCAACAGTTGGGCACACCGCAAGAGATCTACACTAAGCCAAGCAATATGTTTGTGGCAGGCTTTATGGGTTCACCATCAATGAACTTCATCAAGACTATGGTGGATCTCGACGAAGAGCAGAACCCTATCATCAAGGTTATTGGTACCGCGGATCAGGAGCACCATATTCGTCTGCCACAAAGCATGCGTGAGCAAGATGGCAAAGAAGTGGTGATTGGCCTGCGCCCAGAGCACATTACTGAGCAGCAAGGTGATGACTTGTCGGCAACCACAAAACTGGACTTACAACTGGAAGTGTTAGAGCCGACTGGTCCAGATACGATTGCGATGGTGAAGGTGAACGACCAAGAAGTGGCGTGTCGATTATCACCGGAATTTGAAGTCTCGGTGGGGCAGATGGCACCATTGCATTTCGACCTGTCGAAAGCGGTATTCTTTGATGCACAGACTGAAAGAAGAATCGATTTCTAG
- a CDS encoding S8 family serine peptidase, with the protein MRVQILAGAMSAALLSFPVWAVVNQDLRDSYIVVLKESTSVSRANDIAREVANGKGVVGHQYSHALKGFSVKIPQQALKGLQNRFPEIEYVEADIVMHALPRGGKPGRGGGDVERAPQQTPWGVTRVSGGTVDMSNADVVAWVIDSGIDSGHPDLNVNESRGANFTRGKKSNTNDGNGHGTHVAGTIGAYDDGFDVIGVAPGVEVIPVKVLDNSGSGSMSGVIAGVDHVAQYGASGDCANMSLGGSGYSQALDSAIRTAASQGIYFSLAAGNSGQDASGFTPASTNGPNIYTISAFEQSGDNFAYFSNYGADVDYAQPGMDVLSTKAGGGTVSYNGTSMAAPHFCGVLLVTGGSFVIDGTVNNDPDGVPDPIAVSH; encoded by the coding sequence ATGAGAGTTCAAATACTAGCAGGGGCTATGTCAGCTGCTCTTCTGTCTTTTCCTGTATGGGCGGTGGTAAATCAGGATCTGCGAGATAGTTATATTGTCGTTCTTAAAGAAAGCACATCTGTATCTCGTGCTAATGATATCGCTCGTGAAGTGGCGAATGGAAAAGGCGTGGTTGGTCATCAATATAGTCATGCATTGAAAGGTTTTTCAGTCAAAATCCCTCAGCAAGCACTTAAGGGGCTTCAAAATAGGTTCCCAGAAATCGAATATGTAGAAGCAGATATCGTAATGCATGCTTTGCCACGAGGGGGCAAACCGGGCAGAGGAGGAGGGGACGTTGAACGAGCTCCTCAACAAACGCCTTGGGGAGTAACACGGGTGAGCGGTGGTACCGTTGATATGAGCAACGCCGATGTTGTTGCGTGGGTAATTGACTCCGGTATTGATAGCGGCCATCCGGATCTTAATGTTAACGAGTCACGAGGGGCAAACTTTACTCGTGGTAAGAAAAGCAATACTAATGACGGCAATGGCCACGGCACACATGTCGCTGGAACGATAGGGGCCTATGATGATGGCTTTGATGTTATTGGTGTTGCCCCTGGCGTTGAAGTTATTCCGGTGAAGGTCTTAGATAATAGTGGCAGTGGTTCAATGTCAGGCGTGATAGCTGGTGTTGATCATGTTGCTCAGTATGGTGCCTCTGGTGACTGCGCCAACATGAGTCTAGGTGGATCGGGGTACTCTCAGGCTCTAGATAGTGCAATCCGAACAGCTGCTTCACAAGGGATCTATTTCTCGCTGGCGGCAGGCAACTCTGGTCAAGACGCCAGTGGTTTTACGCCTGCGAGCACTAACGGACCGAATATCTATACGATTTCTGCATTTGAGCAGAGTGGAGATAACTTTGCCTATTTCTCAAACTATGGCGCTGATGTAGATTACGCCCAACCGGGAATGGATGTCTTATCAACCAAAGCTGGTGGAGGCACTGTTTCTTACAATGGCACTTCAATGGCTGCGCCTCATTTTTGCGGAGTTTTGTTAGTAACAGGGGGCTCTTTCGTTATAGATGGAACAGTCAACAATGATCCAGATGGTGTGCCAGATCCTATTGCGGTTAGTCATTGA
- a CDS encoding TRAP transporter substrate-binding protein, producing the protein MFKPLTLLSVSALALTSFNAAANCDPGEIVIKFSHVTNTDKHPKGIAASLLEERVNTEMNGKACMQVFPNSTLYDDNKVLEALLNGDVQMAAPSLSKFEKFTKKYRIFDLPFLFEDVDAVDRFQNSESGEKLKNAMKRRGLQGLAFWHNGMKQMSANKPLISPADAEGLKFRVQASDVLVAQFEQLGANPQKMSFKEVYGGLQTKVIDGQENTWSNIYGKKFFEVQDGVTETNHGILDYLVVTSNDFWKGLPKDVREQLNTIVKEVSETRNAESSKVNLANKNNIIEAGGEVRTLTPEQRQAWVTALQPVWKKFEKDIGSDLIEAALASNQ; encoded by the coding sequence ATGTTTAAGCCTCTTACCCTGCTATCTGTATCTGCGCTTGCGCTCACAAGTTTTAATGCTGCTGCGAACTGTGATCCTGGTGAAATTGTTATCAAGTTCAGCCACGTAACAAATACCGATAAGCACCCGAAAGGCATTGCTGCTTCTTTACTGGAAGAGCGAGTAAACACGGAAATGAATGGTAAAGCTTGTATGCAAGTTTTCCCTAACTCAACGCTATACGATGACAACAAGGTACTGGAAGCCCTGTTAAACGGTGATGTTCAAATGGCGGCACCTTCGCTGTCTAAATTTGAAAAATTCACTAAGAAATACCGCATTTTTGACCTTCCGTTCCTATTCGAAGATGTTGACGCTGTTGACCGTTTCCAAAACTCAGAATCTGGTGAAAAGCTGAAGAATGCAATGAAGCGTCGTGGCCTACAAGGTCTAGCGTTCTGGCATAACGGCATGAAGCAGATGTCGGCAAACAAACCGCTTATTAGCCCTGCTGATGCCGAAGGTTTGAAGTTCCGTGTACAAGCGTCTGATGTATTGGTGGCACAGTTTGAGCAGTTAGGTGCTAACCCACAGAAAATGTCATTCAAAGAAGTGTACGGCGGTCTACAAACTAAGGTTATCGACGGTCAAGAGAACACTTGGTCTAACATCTACGGTAAGAAATTCTTCGAAGTACAAGACGGCGTAACAGAAACTAACCACGGTATTCTTGATTACCTAGTTGTAACGTCAAACGACTTCTGGAAAGGCCTACCTAAAGACGTACGTGAACAGCTAAACACGATTGTTAAAGAAGTTTCTGAGACACGTAACGCTGAGTCTTCGAAAGTGAACCTAGCTAACAAAAACAACATCATCGAAGCGGGTGGTGAAGTTCGTACGCTGACACCTGAACAGCGTCAAGCTTGGGTAACTGCACTTCAACCAGTATGGAAGAAGTTTGAGAAAGACATCGGTTCTGATCTAATCGAAGCTGCGCTGGCTTCTAACCAGTAA
- a CDS encoding TRAP transporter small permease yields MEQSQMEQSLFSKVGRVTDLIEESLIAFFLGAMTLLTFANVVFRYAFNDNILWALELTVFMFAWMVLVGASYGVKKHFHIGVDVVINLAPEKLRKVYALIAVTCCLAFSILLLIGSWNYWYPFATDRAWYETDDIPMPEMLQFLADWLNEGERYEKLPRFIPYMALPIGMALLTFRFAQVAYQVATGKIDRMIAGHEAEEDLDALKAQVEAGSDEDATAILDSQNSVKAEDSKPSNQQSKSKDD; encoded by the coding sequence ATGGAACAGTCTCAAATGGAACAGTCTTTATTTTCCAAAGTCGGAAGAGTCACCGATTTAATTGAAGAGTCTTTAATAGCCTTCTTCCTGGGTGCAATGACCCTACTAACTTTTGCGAACGTGGTATTTCGATACGCGTTCAACGACAACATTTTATGGGCATTAGAACTCACCGTATTCATGTTTGCATGGATGGTGCTAGTGGGCGCGTCTTACGGCGTTAAAAAGCACTTTCATATTGGGGTTGATGTGGTTATCAACCTTGCACCAGAGAAGCTGAGAAAAGTGTATGCCTTGATTGCTGTCACTTGTTGTCTTGCATTCTCTATCCTTCTTTTGATTGGTTCTTGGAACTATTGGTACCCGTTCGCGACTGATCGCGCATGGTACGAAACAGACGATATTCCAATGCCAGAGATGTTGCAATTTTTAGCAGATTGGCTCAATGAGGGCGAGCGCTACGAAAAGCTGCCTCGATTTATCCCTTACATGGCACTACCGATTGGTATGGCACTGCTAACTTTCCGATTTGCGCAGGTCGCTTATCAAGTCGCAACAGGCAAGATTGACCGCATGATTGCAGGCCATGAAGCGGAAGAAGATCTTGATGCACTGAAAGCTCAAGTTGAAGCGGGAAGTGATGAAGACGCCACTGCGATTTTGGATTCGCAAAACTCCGTGAAAGCGGAAGATTCAAAGCCATCTAATCAACAATCGAAAAGCAAGGACGACTAA
- a CDS encoding TRAP transporter large permease, whose translation MAMLFLFLMVIAFMLVGVPIAISLGLSSILFLLMHSDASLASVAQTLFNAFAGHYTLLAIPFFILASSFMSTGGVAKRIIRFAIAMVGWFRGGLAMASVVACMMFAALSGSSPATVVAIGSIVIAGMIKNGYSKEFAAGVICNAGTLGILIPPSIVMVVYAAATDVSVGRMFLGGVIPGLLAGVMLMIAIYIAARIKKIPAQPFVGWGEMFDAAKDASWGLLLIVIILGGIYGGIFTPTEAAAVAAVYAFFIANFVYKDMGPFADKENKKPMLVKALQTFVHKDTKDTLYDAGKLTIMLLFIIANALILKHVLTEERIPQMITESMLSAGLGPITFLIVVNLLLLIGGQFMEPSGLLIIVAPLVFPIAIALGIDPIHLGIMMVVNMEIGMITPPVGLNLFVTAGVAKMSMMNVVKAALPWVGVMFLFLIIVTYVPWVSTWLPTTLMGPEIITK comes from the coding sequence ATGGCGATGTTATTTCTATTCTTGATGGTAATCGCTTTCATGCTGGTGGGCGTGCCGATTGCTATCTCGCTGGGTTTATCCAGTATTCTATTTTTGTTGATGCACTCAGATGCGTCACTCGCTTCAGTCGCACAAACTCTATTTAACGCCTTCGCAGGGCACTATACGCTACTCGCTATTCCTTTCTTCATTCTAGCGTCTAGTTTCATGTCTACTGGCGGTGTGGCAAAGCGTATTATCCGTTTTGCAATCGCGATGGTCGGCTGGTTCCGAGGCGGTTTAGCAATGGCGTCGGTTGTGGCGTGTATGATGTTTGCGGCTCTTTCTGGTTCGTCGCCTGCGACTGTAGTTGCTATCGGTAGTATCGTTATTGCGGGTATGATCAAGAACGGTTACTCGAAAGAGTTTGCGGCTGGTGTTATCTGTAACGCAGGTACCTTGGGTATCCTTATTCCGCCATCGATTGTAATGGTAGTTTACGCTGCAGCAACCGACGTATCTGTTGGCCGTATGTTCCTGGGTGGTGTTATTCCAGGGCTACTGGCGGGTGTGATGCTGATGATTGCTATCTACATTGCAGCACGTATCAAAAAAATCCCAGCACAACCGTTTGTTGGTTGGGGTGAGATGTTTGATGCTGCGAAAGACGCGAGCTGGGGCTTACTGCTTATCGTCATCATCCTTGGTGGTATCTACGGCGGTATCTTTACACCAACAGAAGCGGCGGCGGTTGCGGCAGTATACGCCTTCTTTATCGCGAACTTTGTCTATAAGGACATGGGACCATTCGCAGACAAAGAAAACAAAAAGCCGATGCTAGTGAAAGCTCTGCAAACCTTCGTCCACAAAGATACTAAAGATACTCTGTACGATGCCGGTAAGCTGACCATTATGCTGCTGTTCATCATTGCGAATGCATTGATTCTTAAGCACGTACTGACAGAAGAGCGCATTCCACAAATGATCACGGAGTCGATGCTATCGGCCGGTCTTGGTCCTATTACCTTCTTGATTGTAGTGAACTTGCTGCTATTGATTGGTGGTCAATTCATGGAGCCATCTGGTCTTCTGATTATCGTTGCGCCGCTGGTTTTCCCAATCGCGATTGCTCTGGGTATTGACCCAATTCATTTGGGCATCATGATGGTAGTGAACATGGAGATAGGGATGATAACGCCACCGGTGGGGCTCAACCTCTTTGTAACCGCAGGGGTAGCGAAGATGTCGATGATGAACGTGGTGAAAGCCGCACTGCCGTGGGTTGGGGTAATGTTCTTGTTCTTGATAATCGTTACTTACGTGCCTTGGGTATCAACTTGGCTACCAACTACCTTGATGGGGCCGGAAATCATTACTAAGTAA